The DNA window TCAACTTAAAGAGAGTTTTTAAGTTATTTTCAAATACCTACTAAAGAATACCATGGAATTAAATAAATACATAGACCATACTTTATTAAAGTCTACAGCCACTGAAAGAGATATTATCGATCTTTGTAATGATGCAAAAAAGCACAGATTTTACTCGGTTTGCGTCAACAGTAGTTATGTACCTCTTGTAAAACAATTATTAAAAGGAACCTCAATAAAAATATGTACTGTTGTAGGTTTTCCTCTTGGAGCAAGTGCTACAGAAGCTAAAGTTTTTGAAGCAAAACAAGCTATTGAAGCTGGAGCTCATGAAATCGATATGGTCATTAATATTGGTTTTTTAAAGAGTAAAAACTACGTTGAAGTCTTTAAAGATATAAGTGATGTTAAGCTAGCAATTGGCAGAACACCACTTAAAGTTACAATTGAAATAAGCGAATTATCAAAAAACGATATTGTTAAGGCATGTGAAATTTGTTTAGACGCCAAAGCTAACTTCGTAAAAACTTCAACTGGTTTTTCAAAAAGTGGAGCTACGCTTACTGCAGTTAAAATCATGAAGAAAACTCTAAAAAATCATGCAAAAATAAAAGCTCTTGGAGGAATTGATGATTATGAAACAGCTAAAAAATATATAGATATTGGAGTTGAACGGCTAGGTACTTTTTCAGGAATTGAAATCGTATCAAATAAAATTATCAACCAAAATATGAATTAAATTTTCTATTCGATGTTTTCACATCTGTATAATGATTTTCTAAGCCAATTCTAAA is part of the Psychroserpens ponticola genome and encodes:
- the deoC gene encoding deoxyribose-phosphate aldolase, producing MELNKYIDHTLLKSTATERDIIDLCNDAKKHRFYSVCVNSSYVPLVKQLLKGTSIKICTVVGFPLGASATEAKVFEAKQAIEAGAHEIDMVINIGFLKSKNYVEVFKDISDVKLAIGRTPLKVTIEISELSKNDIVKACEICLDAKANFVKTSTGFSKSGATLTAVKIMKKTLKNHAKIKALGGIDDYETAKKYIDIGVERLGTFSGIEIVSNKIINQNMN